A region of Nostoc sp. ATCC 53789 DNA encodes the following proteins:
- a CDS encoding AAA family ATPase — protein MLDKVHIQRLKKFQDLEVHLRPFTVLMGENSSGKTTILQAINLALSSFFIHQFIYTDSSNNLKIKKKGVGLASLPGLNISDYREVFYAKKSGSRISVNIEIVDVAKNIYKLQIRSLYGAFNIKCISEETDLTNNPQFHLKPPLFISGFVGLLSAEERAFPVAIQDRLRSGQISAIIRNLLLDTKAQSPEKFASLKERLKRDFNFYLDDISFDQDRDLNISAYYSDLCASQRIALDFNSSGSGFMQVLQILAPIYRFCPEQASIVLLDEPDAHLHPNLQASLANTLRDIQKELGIQIIISTHSTSIIRAADPSEVIPISAQEKINTPLVSSDDVEEQISTRIDTYDLGKSVISGKLVFLEDSDTSILEAFDKVLRTGCFSGANTVPVLKGRSKDDKVPFQMTEVLNKFVGRDVEIHFIRDGDGLGLEWRDKLTEYAISKNVVLHQLERHEIENYLLSAELIYKALSVKNTDKVLPDALLIQDKILELLKTTIILRTYNYDDTLEDSIYKTSTLLKLEPYNRSFNEVKSASRKLLADYEKLNNINELLVVGMGKEALKGLLNWVNSELKLKLSRSDILECLKPHDIPKEIVNILEQLRSKESKPAPTDLPRMVEQSEDDDEIEEEVE, from the coding sequence CCATTTACAGTTCTAATGGGTGAAAACAGTTCAGGAAAAACTACTATTTTGCAAGCAATAAACTTAGCTCTAAGCAGTTTTTTTATTCATCAGTTTATATACACAGACAGTAGTAACAATCTAAAAATAAAAAAGAAAGGTGTGGGTTTAGCCTCTCTACCTGGATTAAATATTTCAGATTATCGAGAAGTTTTTTATGCAAAAAAATCAGGCTCTAGGATCTCTGTAAATATCGAAATTGTTGATGTAGCAAAAAATATTTATAAATTACAAATAAGGTCTTTATATGGAGCATTCAACATCAAGTGTATCTCTGAAGAGACAGACCTTACTAATAATCCACAGTTTCATTTAAAACCACCTTTATTTATTTCTGGATTTGTTGGACTATTATCGGCAGAAGAGCGTGCATTCCCTGTAGCAATACAAGATAGGCTTCGTTCTGGACAGATTAGTGCAATTATTAGAAATTTGTTACTTGATACTAAAGCACAGTCACCAGAAAAATTTGCAAGTCTCAAGGAGAGGTTAAAAAGAGATTTTAATTTTTATTTAGATGATATTTCCTTTGATCAGGATCGAGACCTAAATATATCTGCGTACTATAGCGATTTATGTGCATCACAGCGAATAGCACTAGATTTTAACTCTTCTGGTAGCGGTTTTATGCAAGTCTTACAAATACTTGCGCCAATTTATCGTTTTTGTCCTGAGCAAGCTTCCATTGTATTACTTGATGAACCTGATGCACATCTACACCCTAACTTACAAGCTTCTTTAGCTAATACACTACGTGATATACAAAAGGAACTTGGAATACAAATTATAATTTCAACACATTCTACATCAATCATTAGAGCAGCCGATCCCTCAGAGGTAATTCCAATTTCAGCACAAGAAAAAATCAATACACCTTTAGTAAGTTCAGATGATGTAGAGGAGCAAATCTCGACTCGGATTGATACTTATGATTTGGGCAAATCAGTTATTAGCGGTAAACTAGTATTTCTTGAAGATTCTGATACTTCTATACTAGAAGCTTTTGATAAAGTTTTACGTACAGGATGCTTTTCAGGAGCAAATACCGTTCCTGTGTTAAAAGGTAGAAGTAAAGATGATAAAGTTCCATTTCAAATGACTGAGGTACTAAATAAGTTTGTCGGGCGTGACGTAGAAATTCATTTTATTCGAGATGGAGATGGACTAGGTTTAGAGTGGCGTGATAAGCTTACAGAATATGCAATTAGCAAAAATGTTGTTTTACATCAGCTAGAAAGGCATGAAATCGAAAATTATCTCCTTTCGGCTGAATTAATTTATAAAGCCTTATCAGTCAAAAATACAGATAAAGTACTGCCAGACGCTTTATTAATACAAGATAAGATACTGGAATTATTAAAAACTACCATAATCTTGAGAACATATAATTATGACGATACACTTGAAGATAGTATTTATAAAACATCCACATTGCTGAAATTAGAACCTTATAATCGTAGTTTTAATGAAGTAAAAAGTGCATCAAGAAAGTTACTTGCAGATTATGAAAAACTTAATAACATAAATGAATTACTCGTTGTAGGTATGGGTAAGGAAGCTCTAAAAGGGCTTTTAAACTGGGTAAATAGCGAATTAAAGCTTAAGTTATCACGGAGTGATATTCTTGAATGTCTTAAGCCTCATGATATTCCAAAAGAAATAGTAAATATATTAGAACAGCTACGTTCTAAAGAATCTAAGCCTGCTCCTACGGATTTACCCAGAATGGTAGAACAGAGTGAAGATGATGACGAAATTGAAGAAGAAGTTGAATAA